One genomic window of Clostridioides sp. ES-S-0054-01 includes the following:
- a CDS encoding chromate transporter, producing the protein MLKLFLTFLKIGAFTFGGGYAMVPLIQDELVNKQKLLEQEEFIDYLSIAQSYPGVLAVNISVLLGYKLYGIPGVLICTLGSALPSFCIVLVLSYLYFKNSSSKILDGFFKGVAPVVIALILYSFTSMFKKLPKSKTNILLLIIAVLSVGVFNISPIYLIIGGGVYSLCQK; encoded by the coding sequence ATGTTGAAATTATTTTTAACCTTTTTAAAAATTGGTGCATTTACATTTGGTGGTGGATACGCTATGGTTCCCCTTATACAAGATGAACTTGTAAACAAACAAAAACTTTTAGAGCAAGAAGAATTTATTGATTATTTATCCATAGCTCAAAGTTATCCTGGAGTACTGGCAGTTAATATCTCTGTATTATTAGGATATAAACTTTATGGTATACCAGGCGTTCTTATATGTACCTTAGGCTCTGCTTTACCATCATTTTGTATAGTCTTAGTACTGTCATATTTGTATTTTAAAAATTCCTCGTCTAAAATTTTAGATGGATTTTTTAAAGGAGTTGCACCTGTTGTAATAGCTCTTATATTGTATTCTTTTACGAGCATGTTTAAGAAACTGCCAAAGTCCAAAACTAACATACTACTATTAATTATAGCAGTTTTATCTGTTGGTGTATTCAATATAAGCCCTATTTATTTAATAATTGGAGGAGGTGTATACAGTCTATGTCAGAAATAA